ATCGGCAAAGTCTGTATGAGTTTACTTCACGATAAAATATTGTAAGCGTTAAGATGCACCATATTGATATGGACGGCGAAAGCTAAGTCGCTTTTGCTGGGTCTCATGTCTATACGTAGAAATATTGGGCAAATTCATTATTTTATTTCGGCGAATTTACTGGTTATATCGACTAAATCAGGTAGTCGCTTTCGAATAGCTTGGATACAGTCTGGATCGAGCTTTCCTTGTCTAACCATTGAAGTTAACTCGTCGATCGCAGAATCCGGACTCCAGGCCTTTTTGTAAGGTCGAACGCTGGTTAGTGCATCGTAAATGTCAGATGCCGTGACAATGCGTGCCTCGATGGGGATTTCATCACCGCGCAAGCCATGGGGATAACCAGACCCATCAAGAAACTCATGGTGGCAGCCAATAATATTTTTCAAAATTATGGAATCGGGTAGGTGAGTCAGCGCAAAACCTCCCAGGATTTTTTCAACCAGCTCGACGCCTTTGGTGACATGCCCCTTCATAATAGTTATTTCTGCTTCATCAAACTTTCCTGGTTTTAAAAGTATCTTGTCAGGGATGCCAATTTTGCCAATATCATGCAATGGTGCGAACAGATATAAATGCTCTATAAATTCATCACTCAAATTATGTGATTCCGCCAGTTCAAGTGCAATTATTCTGGCGAATCTGGCCATGCGCTCAAGATGTGCCCCCGTTTCAAAATCACGAAGATTTGATATTTCTCTAGCTACTTTAGCTGATGTGACAATTGATCTTACCGCCGAGATTTCCTCTGAAATTATCATGTTGATCAAGCTTGAGTACATAAGAAGATCGCGTTGTATTTTTGAGCTGAAAGCCGCAGACTTAACTGAATCAAAGAAAATCATTCCGAGAAAGTGTCCGTTATCATAAATTGGCACAGTAAACGATGAATAATACCCTTGTTTTAGTAGCCAGTCAGAATGCGGTGATGAGGCAATTATGCTATCCGGAATATCATCAATGACCCGATATACTCCCTCTTTGGCAAGTCGGTTTAAAGTGTAGCAGTCTGATAGCTTAAACTCGTACTTTTCAATTGGATATCCTTGGCGCGTGCTGTTGATAAAAGTCTTAAGCATATCCGATTTTTCATCATACATTGCGACAGCGATACGATCCAAATCGTTAAAGTTTTTCATGAGGCTATCATGTATTATTCTTAATTTATCACTCGTTGAATTTGACGATTCAAGGAAAATATTTTGTGGGTTATTTAATTGAGGTAAGGGCATAATTTTAAGTATCTGTAATAAATTTTGATGGTACAAATCGATAATTTAAATAGTTATGAAAAATTGTATAACTATTTTATTAACTACTCGCCTAAAATAATTTCAGGTGTAATCTAATAACAACATGTTATTAATTTAACGGTAGATTATATTTTGTAGTACATACAAGTAGGCTGATTTATAAGTCAGTACAATATGGTTAAGTTTGAGGCTATAAAATTGTATTTTTGTTATCTAGTGATGCTAACAAGCATATCAAATTAAATTTTTATTCTCTTTTACTAAGGGAAATTTATGCTGAATCTAATGTGGTGCACCGCGGATAATTGAATTGATGTAAATTGCGATCTGCTAAACCAATTTAACGTGTCCTATATGTTAAAAAATCACAGAGTGCTCTGCTGATTGTATGATGGAAAAGCATACCCTTCGTTTCGGAACAGCCTTTCACATATTTCAACAGATTGAGAGTGGTAACGAGTTTCCTTAAAACGATTTAATTCATTAAACGCCTGATCAATACTATATGCGCGTCGAAATTGACGATGTGAAGTCATTGCTTCTAAGGCGTCGCACACATGAAGAATCTTCGATTCCAGTAATAATTCGTCCCCTTTGAGTCCGTTCGGATAACCACTGCCATCGATATGCTCATGGTGTTGGAGAATAATCTCAGCGATTGACGAAGGTAATTGGAAGTCTTTGAGTATTTTGTGACCAGCATCTACATGCAACTTAACGAGATCGAACTCTTCAGGGGTTAGTTTTTGAGGTGCGGAGATTATTTCTCTCGGTATCTGAATTTGTCCTACATCATGAAGGATGGCTGCTATTTTTAACTCCTCTAGGCGGTTTGAATCCAGCCCCATAGCCTTGCCAACTTTCACTGCCAGGTCTGCAACACGTTGCTCATGACCGGTTGTGGATAGATCGTGTATTGCGGTTGATAATGCGGACAGCCCAGTCCTCATGGCTGAAAACAACTGCTCAGTTCGATCACTCCCGTTTTTTTGCCCACGTGTTCTATCGTCTTGTATTTTTAATAACCAGCCAAACAGGCACATGGCATTGAACTGGATTAAGAATAAATTTAATCCATTGTCCTTAAACAAAATCAATCCTGCATTGGGTGATTGGCTGAATAGTATTGATGTTGATTCTCCAATTCCAACTGCAGCACCGATTAGTGCAACATGTAAAAAATTTATTCTATTGGAATTATTAACGAAAATTTTTATTACGAGCAGTGCTAGGAAATAATCGAAAATTAACCCAATTGATCCTGCTATGGAGGTTATTCCCCCTATCCCGATGTGCAATAGTAATTCAGACAGTGTGGTTATTGCACCAATAAAAGGCCCGCCAAATAATAAGGCTAGACCAATTCCGACCCCGCGTAAATCAACAAAAATATCACCTATAATGATGTGTTCATGGAAGATAATAAAAGAACTTCCCAGAATGATAAGTATGGTATTTAGAATAAATTTATTGTATTTATCAGTTAAATTAAGTTTAAACTTTAGTTCTAATATAACGATTAAAATTAATATATAAATAGTTGTATTGTTAGATGATAATACTGCGATAGGGTTGTTAATCACAATAGCTTCCTTGCCGTTTAATTTAATTTTTTAATTGAATTAAAAATTGTAGAATTAGATGGTCCTACCACGATGCCATAACTTAAATTTTAAAGTGTGCAACTGATAGCTGAAGATCTCTTGAAAAACTCGACAATTTTTCTGCGGTACGATCTACGCTTCCGACTGCAGCACGATTATCTTCTGCTATTTGCGCAACTTTTTCGACATTTGATGCTATGTTCTGACCCGCTGCCGCTTGTTCTTTAAGTGAGTACAAAATGTCCTTGATTCCTGCAAGTACATGACTGGCACCTGCATTGATTTCGACTATGGATTCGCCCGCTTTTGTCGTCAGCGCTGCACCGGATTCCATTTTTCCTATAACGACACTCATTTCGTCCACGGCGTGTTCGGCTGTTTCTCTAAAATTGTCGATCATTAACTGTATTTCCTGCGTGGCGGATGAGGTCTGGTCGGCGAGTTTGTGAACCTCATCGGCAACCACGGAAAATCCCCTGCCGTGGTCGCCAGCTCGTGCAGCTTCGATAGCTGCGTTGAGTGCAAGCAGATTTGTCTGGGCTGCAATTGCTTTGATTATGTTGACAATATCCTGAACTTGCGCCGATTTTTCGCCAAGTTCCCGTATGGTCTCGGCGACACCGTGTATTGAAGTGTTTGTCTCCTCGATGCTGTGTACGGCTTGCTCAACGACCTGTTTGCCATTGTCGGCCAGTCGCTTTGAACTAACGGAGATATCCATGACTTCTTGGGCATTGCTGGCTATTTGGTCCATTCTGACACTCATCTGCTCAACAGCGGCTGCCATGCTGCTAGATGCATCAGACTGTGTTAGTGAGGCATCGCTCAGTTTTTCGACCGCATTATTCAGGCGGGCGGAGCGTTCTTTCACTTGACTGGCCGCTGCGGTGATCTGGTCAATCACCGAACCTACCAAGACTTTGGTCGATTGCACCGAGCATAGGATATTGCCCATTTCGTCCCGCCCGTTGATGGCGGTGTGGTTAGACATATCGCTATTTCCATTAACCAGATTTTCTAAGTGTCCGTTAATGGATCGTACCGGCGTTGAGACATATCGGCTCACAG
Above is a window of Gallionella capsiferriformans ES-2 DNA encoding:
- a CDS encoding HD-GYP domain-containing protein; translation: MKNFNDLDRIAVAMYDEKSDMLKTFINSTRQGYPIEKYEFKLSDCYTLNRLAKEGVYRVIDDIPDSIIASSPHSDWLLKQGYYSSFTVPIYDNGHFLGMIFFDSVKSAAFSSKIQRDLLMYSSLINMIISEEISAVRSIVTSAKVAREISNLRDFETGAHLERMARFARIIALELAESHNLSDEFIEHLYLFAPLHDIGKIGIPDKILLKPGKFDEAEITIMKGHVTKGVELVEKILGGFALTHLPDSIILKNIIGCHHEFLDGSGYPHGLRGDEIPIEARIVTASDIYDALTSVRPYKKAWSPDSAIDELTSMVRQGKLDPDCIQAIRKRLPDLVDITSKFAEIK
- a CDS encoding HD-GYP domain-containing protein; amino-acid sequence: MINNPIAVLSSNNTTIYILILIVILELKFKLNLTDKYNKFILNTILIILGSSFIIFHEHIIIGDIFVDLRGVGIGLALLFGGPFIGAITTLSELLLHIGIGGITSIAGSIGLIFDYFLALLVIKIFVNNSNRINFLHVALIGAAVGIGESTSILFSQSPNAGLILFKDNGLNLFLIQFNAMCLFGWLLKIQDDRTRGQKNGSDRTEQLFSAMRTGLSALSTAIHDLSTTGHEQRVADLAVKVGKAMGLDSNRLEELKIAAILHDVGQIQIPREIISAPQKLTPEEFDLVKLHVDAGHKILKDFQLPSSIAEIILQHHEHIDGSGYPNGLKGDELLLESKILHVCDALEAMTSHRQFRRAYSIDQAFNELNRFKETRYHSQSVEICERLFRNEGYAFPSYNQQSTL